A genomic region of Pseudoxanthomonas suwonensis contains the following coding sequences:
- a CDS encoding sialate O-acetylesterase, giving the protein MRKRILLAVLVWLALPLTALAAQLELPLLFSDGAVLQRDRPLPVWGRAAPGAQVRVEFDGSSAQAVAGADGRWSLRLPAHAAGGPYQLLVRAGGEEKRIGDVLVGEVWLASGQSNMEWPVAQTLHAQEDIAVAGDASLRHFKVPKSWAETPQPQLQGGQWQPASPASVGEFSAVAYAFARELRQTLGVPVGIIDSTWGGSSIEAWMDASMLGLDAAALEVKLRERRAIDQRIEAQTRARLAAWPAVDPASEAFAAAQLDDSGWSTIRVPSLWEAQGYPGMDGVAWYRTTFELSEREAAAGVVLGLGQIDDSDTTWINGQRVGGIANGYNVPRVYQVPAAVLRAGLNTIAVRVEDGGGGGGIAGSAAELYVEPVGGQRRSLAGDWRFRTAAVTVSSADDKNQVDTLLYNAMVHPLLPYPLAGVIWYQGESNASEHGAYRYRELFRTLIEGWRAKWAAPDMPFLWAQLAAFDSGGDRLDARGIVVDSPWATLRESQSAALALPATGQAVTIDVGEADDIHPRDKRTVGQRLALAARRVAYGDDRVVHHGPVFREASAQGGELVLRFDAPGGVLAARGGGAPQGFQVAGADRRFHPAQARIVGDRVVLRSDAVARPVVARYAWSDNPAQADLVGQDGLPASPFRSGAW; this is encoded by the coding sequence ATGAGGAAGCGCATCCTGCTCGCGGTGCTGGTCTGGCTGGCGTTGCCGTTGACGGCGCTGGCGGCGCAGTTGGAGCTGCCGCTGCTGTTCTCCGACGGCGCCGTGCTGCAGCGCGACCGGCCCTTGCCGGTCTGGGGCCGGGCGGCGCCCGGCGCGCAGGTGCGGGTGGAGTTCGACGGCAGCAGCGCGCAGGCCGTGGCCGGCGCCGACGGGCGCTGGTCGCTGCGGCTGCCCGCGCACGCCGCCGGCGGCCCTTACCAACTGCTGGTACGCGCCGGTGGCGAGGAGAAGCGCATCGGCGACGTGCTGGTCGGTGAAGTCTGGCTGGCCTCGGGCCAGTCGAACATGGAGTGGCCGGTCGCGCAGACCTTGCACGCGCAGGAGGACATAGCCGTCGCCGGCGACGCCTCGCTGCGCCACTTCAAGGTTCCGAAATCCTGGGCGGAAACGCCGCAGCCCCAGTTGCAGGGCGGACAGTGGCAACCGGCTTCGCCGGCCAGCGTCGGCGAGTTCTCGGCAGTGGCCTACGCCTTCGCCCGCGAACTGCGCCAGACGCTGGGCGTGCCGGTGGGCATCATCGACAGCACCTGGGGCGGCAGCTCGATCGAGGCCTGGATGGACGCGTCGATGCTGGGCCTGGACGCGGCCGCGCTGGAGGTGAAGCTGCGCGAACGGCGCGCGATCGACCAGCGGATCGAGGCGCAGACGCGGGCCAGGCTGGCGGCCTGGCCGGCGGTGGATCCGGCGTCGGAGGCGTTCGCCGCCGCGCAGCTGGATGACAGCGGCTGGAGCACGATCCGGGTGCCGTCGTTGTGGGAGGCGCAGGGCTACCCCGGCATGGACGGCGTGGCCTGGTACCGCACCACGTTCGAGCTGAGCGAGCGCGAGGCGGCCGCCGGCGTGGTCCTGGGCCTGGGCCAGATCGACGACAGCGACACGACCTGGATCAACGGCCAGCGCGTGGGCGGCATCGCCAACGGCTACAACGTGCCGCGCGTGTACCAAGTCCCGGCCGCGGTGCTGCGTGCGGGCCTGAACACGATCGCGGTGCGGGTGGAGGACGGCGGCGGGGGCGGCGGCATCGCCGGCAGCGCCGCGGAACTCTACGTGGAACCGGTCGGCGGGCAGCGCCGCAGCCTGGCCGGCGACTGGCGGTTCCGCACCGCGGCGGTGACGGTCTCCAGCGCGGACGACAAGAACCAGGTCGACACCCTGCTGTACAACGCGATGGTCCATCCGCTGCTGCCGTATCCGCTGGCCGGTGTGATCTGGTACCAGGGCGAGAGCAATGCCAGTGAGCACGGCGCCTACCGCTACCGCGAACTGTTCAGGACCCTGATCGAAGGCTGGCGTGCGAAGTGGGCCGCGCCGGACATGCCTTTCCTGTGGGCGCAGCTGGCCGCGTTCGATTCAGGCGGCGACCGCCTTGACGCCCGCGGCATTGTCGTCGACAGCCCGTGGGCGACGCTGCGCGAATCGCAGTCGGCCGCGCTGGCGCTGCCGGCCACCGGCCAGGCGGTGACCATCGACGTGGGCGAGGCCGACGACATCCATCCGCGCGACAAGCGCACGGTCGGCCAACGGCTGGCGCTGGCGGCGCGACGGGTGGCCTACGGCGACGACCGGGTCGTCCACCACGGACCGGTGTTCCGCGAGGCGAGCGCACAGGGTGGCGAACTGGTGCTGCGCTTCGACGCACCCGGCGGCGTGCTGGCGGCCCGCGGCGGCGGCGCGCCGCAGGGCTTCCAGGTGGCCGGCGCGGACCGGCGTTTCCATCCGGCGCAGGCGCGCATCGTCGGCGACCGCGTGGTCCTGCGCAGCGACGCGGTGGCCAGGCCAGTGGTGGCGCGCTACGCCTGGAGCGACAACCCGGCGCAGGCCGACCTGGTCGGCCAGGATGGCCTGCCGGCGTCTCCGTTCCGGAGCGGCGCGTGGTGA
- a CDS encoding DUF5597 domain-containing protein: MQHGTTIRKARHWRAVATALLALLLAACGARDGRDAGDAATGGSAAASKRAAGERPAGEAPIPRIVTENGRHALLVDGEPFLILGAQVNNSSNWPRALDQVWPAIDIVKPNTVMVPIAWEQIEPEEGRFDFSFVDELLKQAREHDQRLILLWFATWKNNAPHYAPRWVKLDNERFPRVVTADGRTLNSLSPHGEATLEADRKAFVALMQHLKAADPQRTVIMVQPQNEPGTYGSVRDFSPLAQRHFEGPVPQALLERLGKPPGTWREVFGDDADEFFHAWHIAHYIDQVAAAGKAAYPLPMLVNAALRGPFNPGQPGQYASGGPTDNVLGIYKAAAPHIDLLAPDIYMPEYSHYTTVLDRYARADNPLFVAETGNRAEYARYFFSALGEQAIGWSPFGIDFSHYSNWPLGAKEVTPETLEPFALNYRLVAPAARVIARASLEGKVHGTAEQPGQAVQTLRIDDRWNAVVTYGVPQFWFQGEPPGNPEPVGRALVVQLGPDEFLVTGAHARINLVAGDPALADRQTYEYVDEGTYVDGEWVFHRRWNGDQTDYGLNFSDAPQLLRVKLATY, translated from the coding sequence ATGCAGCACGGGACGACGATCCGGAAAGCGCGGCACTGGCGGGCAGTGGCGACGGCATTGCTGGCCCTGTTGCTGGCCGCGTGCGGTGCCCGCGACGGCCGGGATGCCGGCGACGCTGCCACCGGCGGCAGTGCGGCGGCCTCGAAGCGGGCCGCGGGGGAACGGCCCGCCGGTGAGGCGCCGATCCCTCGGATCGTTACCGAGAACGGCCGCCACGCGCTGCTGGTCGACGGCGAGCCGTTCCTGATCCTCGGCGCGCAGGTCAACAACTCCAGCAACTGGCCGCGGGCGCTGGACCAGGTGTGGCCGGCGATCGACATCGTCAAGCCGAACACGGTGATGGTGCCCATCGCCTGGGAACAGATCGAGCCGGAAGAGGGCAGGTTCGACTTCTCCTTCGTCGACGAGTTGTTGAAGCAGGCGCGCGAGCACGACCAGCGCCTGATCCTGCTGTGGTTCGCCACCTGGAAGAACAACGCGCCGCACTACGCGCCCAGATGGGTGAAGCTGGACAACGAACGCTTCCCGCGCGTGGTCACCGCCGACGGGCGCACGCTCAACTCGCTTTCGCCGCACGGCGAGGCCACGCTGGAGGCCGACCGCAAGGCCTTCGTCGCTCTGATGCAGCACCTGAAGGCGGCCGATCCGCAGCGCACCGTAATCATGGTCCAGCCGCAGAACGAGCCCGGCACCTACGGCAGCGTGCGCGACTTCTCGCCGCTGGCGCAGCGGCACTTCGAGGGACCGGTGCCGCAGGCGCTGCTGGAGCGGCTGGGCAAACCGCCGGGGACCTGGCGCGAGGTGTTCGGCGACGATGCCGATGAGTTCTTCCACGCCTGGCACATCGCCCACTACATCGACCAGGTCGCGGCGGCGGGCAAGGCGGCCTACCCGCTGCCGATGCTGGTCAACGCCGCCCTGCGCGGGCCGTTCAATCCCGGCCAGCCGGGCCAGTACGCCAGCGGCGGGCCGACCGACAACGTACTCGGCATCTACAAGGCCGCCGCCCCGCACATCGACCTGCTGGCGCCGGACATCTACATGCCCGAGTACAGCCACTACACCACGGTGCTGGACCGCTACGCGCGCGCGGACAACCCGCTGTTCGTGGCCGAGACCGGCAACCGCGCCGAGTACGCCCGCTATTTCTTCTCCGCGCTGGGCGAACAGGCGATCGGCTGGTCGCCGTTCGGCATCGACTTCAGCCACTACAGCAACTGGCCGCTGGGCGCGAAGGAGGTCACGCCCGAGACGCTGGAGCCGTTCGCGCTCAACTACCGGCTGGTGGCGCCGGCGGCGCGGGTGATCGCTCGCGCCAGCCTGGAAGGCAAGGTGCACGGCACCGCCGAGCAGCCCGGGCAGGCGGTGCAGACGCTGCGGATCGACGACCGCTGGAACGCGGTGGTGACCTACGGCGTGCCGCAGTTCTGGTTCCAGGGCGAGCCGCCGGGCAATCCCGAGCCGGTCGGGCGCGCGCTGGTGGTGCAGCTGGGGCCGGACGAGTTCCTGGTCACCGGCGCGCATGCGCGGATCAACCTGGTGGCCGGCGATCCGGCGCTGGCCGACCGGCAGACCTACGAGTACGTGGACGAGGGCACCTACGTCGACGGCGAATGGGTGTTCCACCGCCGCTGGAACGGCGACCAGACCGACTACGGACTGAACTTTTCCGACGCCCCGCAGCTGTTGCGGGTGAAGTTGGCGACCTACTGA
- a CDS encoding TIM-barrel domain-containing protein translates to MRGQTKPAARAVLVMALLPLAAAAQTVERQADGVIVRPADGQAADVRVQVVSDRIVRISADLDGDFQRSPSLMRVPVPGTPRFEVGQTADAVRLTAAGIAAEIALADGRVSFFDGDGRPLLEETRGGRSFTPFEAEGRPLVSVRQRFVSPDDESFYGTGLHQQGWMDLKGRDVELLQHNIDNAIPFVQSTRNYGILWDNNAITRFGDPRGLRPLDESLLLRDAKGKPGALTARYSIDGKDKVVRRESQINYQYIKDLDNLPKAGWNTAQGGRTRVVWEGTIEAKKPGRHTFSLYNSEYARVYVDGEQVIDRWRQNWNPWHHEFALELAPGRQHALRVEWDAIDPAYIALLHREPLPADEARDLSIWSEAGQMIDYYVVAGRNGDELIAGYRQLTGKSVILPKWSYGFWQSRERYKTQEELTGALDEYRRRQLPIDAIVLDWSYWPQDAWGSHDFDPETFPDPEGMVKHVHDRNAQIMISVWPKFYPTTDNYKELDAAGHMYRRNVEVGERDWIGEGYLSSFYDPYSKQAQDIFWRQVNEKLNRKGFDAWWLDASEPDLHSNIDIGERKARTTPTAFGPSVEYFNSYPLVHAEGVFRGSREVDPDKRVFILSRAFFAGQQRTASAFWSGDIVPRWDDLREQIAGLVNASMAGAPNVSFDIGGFSPEQRYSDKDPAHLAEWRELNLRWFQYGAFVPVFRLHGQFPYREIWEIAPEGTPHYDSFVHYLKLRYTLLPYVYTLAADTWHNDGTLLRTLSMDFPGDPKVRGIADQYLFGPAFLVAPVVEFKATGRPVYLPAGSSWIDFETGRRHEGGQTIEAAAPLQRMPLFVRAGSIVPRTLVQQYVDERPGAPLTIEVYTGADGRFSLYEDDGRNYGYERGQFSRIPLAWNEATGELSIGAREGSYPGMRTEREIRVRWIDGPRGDAGALEPAADRSLRYTGRAVTVRRPGA, encoded by the coding sequence ATGAGGGGACAGACGAAGCCGGCCGCGCGGGCGGTGCTGGTGATGGCGCTGCTGCCGCTGGCCGCCGCCGCGCAGACCGTGGAGCGGCAGGCCGACGGCGTGATCGTGCGCCCGGCCGACGGCCAGGCCGCCGACGTGCGCGTGCAGGTGGTCAGCGATCGCATCGTGCGGATCAGCGCCGACCTGGACGGCGACTTCCAGCGCAGCCCCAGCCTGATGCGGGTGCCGGTGCCGGGCACGCCCAGGTTCGAGGTCGGCCAGACCGCCGATGCGGTGCGGCTGACCGCCGCGGGCATCGCCGCCGAAATCGCGCTGGCCGACGGCCGGGTGAGTTTCTTCGACGGCGACGGCAGGCCGCTGCTCGAGGAAACCCGCGGTGGCCGCAGCTTCACCCCGTTCGAGGCCGAGGGCCGGCCACTGGTCAGCGTGCGCCAGCGTTTCGTCTCGCCGGACGACGAGTCGTTCTACGGCACCGGCCTGCACCAGCAGGGCTGGATGGACCTGAAGGGCCGTGATGTCGAACTGCTCCAGCACAACATCGACAATGCGATCCCGTTCGTCCAGTCCACGCGCAACTACGGCATCCTCTGGGACAACAACGCGATCACCCGCTTCGGCGATCCGCGCGGGCTGCGCCCGCTGGACGAGAGCCTGCTGCTGCGCGACGCCAAGGGCAAGCCGGGCGCGCTGACCGCGCGCTACTCGATCGACGGCAAGGACAAGGTGGTCCGCCGCGAGTCGCAGATCAACTACCAGTACATCAAGGACCTGGACAACCTGCCCAAGGCCGGCTGGAACACCGCCCAGGGCGGCCGCACCCGGGTGGTTTGGGAAGGCACGATCGAGGCGAAGAAGCCGGGCCGCCACACCTTCTCGCTGTACAACAGCGAGTACGCCAGGGTGTACGTCGACGGCGAACAGGTGATCGACCGCTGGCGCCAGAACTGGAACCCGTGGCACCACGAGTTCGCGCTGGAACTGGCGCCGGGCCGGCAGCACGCCCTGCGCGTGGAATGGGACGCGATCGACCCGGCCTACATCGCCCTGCTGCACCGCGAGCCGCTGCCGGCCGACGAGGCCAGGGACCTGTCGATCTGGTCCGAGGCCGGGCAGATGATCGACTACTACGTGGTCGCCGGCCGCAACGGCGACGAACTGATCGCCGGCTACCGCCAGCTCACCGGCAAGTCGGTGATCCTGCCGAAGTGGTCCTACGGCTTCTGGCAGAGCCGCGAACGCTACAAGACCCAGGAAGAACTGACCGGCGCGCTGGACGAGTACCGCCGCCGCCAGCTGCCGATCGACGCGATCGTGCTCGACTGGTCCTACTGGCCACAGGACGCCTGGGGCTCGCACGACTTCGACCCGGAGACCTTCCCCGACCCGGAGGGGATGGTCAAGCATGTCCACGACCGCAACGCACAGATCATGATCTCGGTGTGGCCGAAGTTCTATCCGACCACCGACAACTACAAGGAGCTGGACGCGGCCGGCCACATGTACCGGCGCAACGTCGAGGTCGGCGAGCGCGACTGGATCGGCGAGGGCTACCTGAGCTCGTTCTACGACCCCTACTCGAAGCAGGCGCAGGACATCTTCTGGCGCCAGGTCAACGAAAAGCTGAACCGCAAGGGCTTCGACGCCTGGTGGCTGGATGCCAGCGAACCGGACCTGCACAGCAACATCGACATCGGCGAGCGCAAGGCGCGGACCACGCCGACCGCGTTCGGTCCCTCGGTCGAATACTTCAATTCCTATCCCTTGGTGCACGCGGAGGGCGTGTTCCGCGGCTCGCGCGAAGTCGATCCGGACAAGCGCGTGTTCATCCTCTCGCGCGCGTTCTTCGCCGGGCAGCAGCGGACGGCCTCCGCGTTCTGGAGCGGCGACATCGTGCCGCGCTGGGACGACCTGCGCGAGCAGATCGCCGGCCTGGTCAACGCCTCGATGGCTGGCGCGCCGAACGTGAGCTTCGACATCGGCGGCTTCTCGCCGGAGCAGCGCTACAGCGACAAGGACCCGGCGCACCTGGCCGAGTGGCGCGAGCTGAACCTGCGCTGGTTCCAGTACGGCGCGTTCGTGCCGGTGTTCCGCCTGCACGGCCAGTTCCCGTACCGCGAGATCTGGGAGATCGCCCCCGAAGGCACGCCGCATTACGACAGCTTCGTGCACTACCTGAAGCTGCGCTACACGTTGCTGCCCTACGTCTATACCCTGGCCGCCGACACCTGGCACAACGACGGCACGCTCCTGCGCACGCTGTCGATGGATTTCCCCGGCGATCCGAAGGTGCGCGGCATCGCCGACCAGTACCTGTTCGGCCCGGCGTTCCTGGTCGCGCCGGTGGTCGAGTTCAAGGCCACCGGCCGCCCGGTGTACCTGCCGGCAGGCAGCAGCTGGATCGACTTCGAAACGGGCCGCCGCCACGAGGGTGGGCAGACGATCGAGGCCGCCGCGCCGCTGCAGCGCATGCCGCTGTTCGTCCGGGCCGGCTCGATCGTGCCGCGCACGCTGGTCCAGCAGTACGTGGACGAGCGGCCGGGCGCGCCGCTGACCATCGAGGTCTACACCGGCGCCGACGGCCGCTTCTCGCTGTACGAGGACGACGGCCGCAACTACGGCTACGAGCGCGGCCAGTTCAGCCGCATCCCGCTGGCCTGGAACGAGGCCACCGGCGAACTGTCGATCGGCGCGCGCGAGGGGTCGTACCCGGGCATGCGCACGGAGCGCGAGATCCGGGTGCGCTGGATCGACGGCCCGCGCGGCGATGCAGGCGCGCTGGAGCCGGCCGCCGACCGCAGCCTGCGCTACACCGGCAGGGCGGTGACCGTGCGCCGCCCGGGTGCCTGA
- a CDS encoding glycoside hydrolase family 95 protein: MDLSRRELLKATAAALAVAGAGAVPATGVAAANAGRSGMVAGGGAAGPANALRLWYPRPATQWVEALPLGNGRLGAMVWGGGKSERLQLNEDTLYAGGPYDPTPPEALATLPEVRRLIFAGRYAEAEALANASMMGQPKKQMPYQPLGDLLLDFLEVSYVNGYRRELDLDRALATSTFEARGLQHTREVFVSPVDQCLAMRISGDRPGRIGLRIGLASDHAVSAVEADGDGGLLLRGRNGDAFGIEGRLRFAARLRVLPQGGKMRRLGERIEVTGADEVVLLLTAATGFRRFDDIGGDPEAITRSQLQSAAGKSWEDLLAAHVAEHQRLFHRVSIDLGRSPEAVAGLPTDARVARFAEGGDPELAALYHQFGRYLLICCSRPGTQPANLQGIWNDLLSPPWESKYTININTEMNYWPAEANALAECVEPLERMVAELAEAGADTARSMYDAPGWVVHHNTDLWRRTAPIDGAEWGLWPTGGAWLLQHLWDRWDYGREPGYLEKVWPLFRGAAEFFAATLVEDPGTGAMVTAPSISPENVHPFGATLCAGPSMDAQLLRDLFGQCIEIAGLLGVDAELAGRLAALRERLPPHRIGRAGQLQEWQQDWDMDAPELDHRHVSHLYALHPSSQINLRDTPALAAAARRSLEIRGDEATGWGIGWRLNLWARLRDAERAHKVLAMLISPSRTYPNLFDAHPPFQIDGNFGGTAGITEMLLQSWGGTVFLLPALPQAWPDGQVRGLRVRGAAVVDLDWARGQLHQVRIASDRGGRYRLEYRGQPLELELVAGQPATLAWRGGKLLRG; this comes from the coding sequence ATGGACCTGAGCAGGCGCGAACTGCTCAAGGCGACGGCGGCGGCCCTGGCCGTCGCCGGGGCGGGCGCGGTTCCGGCCACCGGCGTTGCCGCCGCCAACGCGGGACGCAGTGGCATGGTCGCGGGCGGTGGTGCGGCCGGCCCCGCCAACGCGCTGCGCCTGTGGTATCCGCGCCCGGCCACGCAGTGGGTCGAGGCGCTGCCGCTGGGCAACGGCCGGCTCGGCGCGATGGTCTGGGGCGGCGGCAAGTCCGAGCGGCTGCAACTAAACGAGGACACGCTGTACGCGGGCGGACCCTACGACCCGACACCGCCGGAGGCACTGGCCACGCTGCCTGAGGTGCGCCGGCTGATCTTCGCCGGGCGCTATGCCGAGGCCGAGGCGCTGGCCAACGCGAGCATGATGGGCCAGCCGAAGAAGCAGATGCCCTACCAGCCGCTGGGCGACCTGCTGCTGGATTTCCTCGAGGTTTCCTACGTCAACGGTTACCGGCGCGAACTGGACCTGGACCGTGCACTGGCGACCAGCACCTTCGAGGCGCGCGGCCTGCAGCACACCCGCGAGGTGTTCGTCTCGCCGGTGGACCAGTGCCTGGCCATGCGCATTTCGGGCGACAGGCCGGGGCGGATCGGACTGCGCATCGGCCTGGCCAGCGACCACGCGGTTTCCGCGGTCGAGGCCGACGGCGACGGCGGCCTGCTGCTGCGCGGCCGCAACGGCGACGCGTTCGGCATCGAGGGCCGGCTGCGCTTCGCCGCGCGCCTGCGGGTGCTGCCGCAAGGCGGGAAGATGCGGCGGCTGGGCGAGCGCATCGAGGTCACCGGCGCCGATGAAGTGGTATTGCTGCTGACCGCCGCCACCGGCTTCCGCCGCTTCGACGACATCGGCGGCGACCCGGAGGCCATCACCCGCAGCCAGTTGCAGTCGGCGGCAGGCAAGTCCTGGGAGGACCTGCTGGCGGCGCACGTGGCCGAGCACCAGCGGCTGTTCCATCGCGTGTCCATCGACCTGGGGCGTTCTCCCGAGGCGGTCGCCGGCCTGCCGACCGACGCGCGCGTGGCCCGCTTCGCCGAAGGTGGCGACCCGGAACTGGCGGCGCTGTACCACCAGTTCGGCCGCTACCTGCTGATCTGCTGCTCGCGGCCCGGCACCCAGCCGGCTAACCTGCAGGGCATCTGGAACGACCTGCTGTCGCCGCCGTGGGAGAGCAAGTACACGATCAACATCAACACCGAGATGAACTACTGGCCGGCCGAGGCCAACGCGCTGGCCGAGTGCGTCGAGCCGCTGGAACGCATGGTCGCCGAGCTGGCCGAGGCCGGTGCGGACACCGCGCGGAGCATGTACGACGCCCCGGGCTGGGTGGTCCACCACAACACCGACCTGTGGCGCCGCACCGCGCCGATCGACGGCGCCGAGTGGGGCCTGTGGCCGACCGGCGGCGCCTGGCTGCTGCAGCACCTGTGGGACCGGTGGGACTATGGCCGCGAACCCGGCTACCTGGAGAAGGTCTGGCCGCTGTTCCGCGGCGCGGCCGAGTTCTTCGCCGCCACCCTGGTCGAGGACCCGGGTACCGGGGCGATGGTCACCGCGCCGTCGATCTCGCCGGAGAACGTGCATCCGTTCGGCGCCACGCTGTGCGCCGGCCCGTCGATGGACGCGCAGCTGCTGCGCGACCTGTTCGGCCAGTGCATCGAGATCGCCGGCCTGCTCGGCGTGGACGCGGAACTGGCCGGCCGGCTGGCGGCGCTGCGCGAGCGGCTGCCGCCGCACCGCATCGGCCGCGCCGGGCAGCTGCAGGAGTGGCAGCAGGACTGGGACATGGACGCCCCGGAGCTCGACCACCGCCACGTCTCGCACCTGTACGCGCTGCACCCGTCCAGCCAGATCAACCTGCGCGACACCCCGGCGCTGGCCGCCGCCGCCCGCCGCTCGCTGGAGATCCGCGGCGACGAGGCCACCGGCTGGGGCATCGGCTGGCGCCTGAACCTGTGGGCACGGCTGCGCGACGCCGAGCGCGCGCACAAGGTGCTGGCGATGCTGATCAGCCCGTCGCGGACCTACCCGAACCTGTTCGACGCGCATCCGCCGTTCCAGATCGACGGCAACTTCGGCGGCACCGCCGGCATCACCGAGATGCTGCTGCAGAGCTGGGGCGGCACGGTGTTCCTGCTGCCGGCGCTGCCGCAGGCGTGGCCGGACGGCCAGGTGCGCGGACTGCGCGTGCGCGGCGCGGCGGTCGTGGACCTGGACTGGGCGCGCGGCCAGCTGCACCAGGTGCGCATCGCCAGCGACCGCGGCGGGCGCTACCGGCTGGAGTACCGCGGGCAGCCGCTGGAACTGGAACTGGTCGCGGGACAACCAGCGACGCTGGCCTGGCGCGGCGGGAAGCTGCTGCGGGGATGA
- a CDS encoding sugar porter family MFS transporter: MSSPSIAGQTAAHAGENTRFIILISLVATIGGFLFGYDSGVINGTVDGLKLAFGSDAAVTGFNVASMLLGCAIGAWFAGTLADRYGRRTMQLWAAVFFLVSAWGSGIATSSLEFVFYRVLGGFAVGAASVMAPAYISEVAPARYRGRLATVQQIAIISGLFASFLSNYLLARHAGSSVEPLWWGFEAWRWMFWAEIVPAAVFLVALFFIPESPRYLVARGLRERASAVLARLYGPAVGERTLVEIDASLAKDHHRPRLSDLVSKVTGRIRPIVWVGVGLATFQQFVGINVVFYYGAVLWQAVGFSENDALLINVLSGALSIGACLVTVALIDKVGRKPLLWVGSVGMAVSLALVTWAFASGGVDAAGKLQLSGSMGVLALVAANVYVIFFNLSWGPVMWVMLGEMFPNQIRGSGLAVAGLAQWTANFLITWTFPMLLAGIGLAGAYGIYTFFAVVSVFFVMRYVHETKGKALEQMEG; this comes from the coding sequence ATGAGCAGTCCATCCATCGCCGGCCAGACGGCCGCGCATGCGGGAGAGAACACCCGTTTCATCATCCTGATCAGCCTGGTGGCCACGATCGGCGGTTTCCTGTTCGGCTACGACAGCGGCGTGATCAACGGCACCGTCGACGGCCTGAAGCTGGCCTTCGGCTCCGACGCGGCGGTGACCGGCTTCAACGTGGCCTCGATGCTGCTGGGCTGCGCGATCGGCGCGTGGTTCGCCGGCACCCTGGCCGACCGCTACGGCCGCCGCACCATGCAGCTGTGGGCGGCGGTGTTCTTCCTGGTGTCGGCCTGGGGCTCGGGCATCGCCACCTCGTCGCTGGAGTTCGTGTTCTACCGGGTGCTCGGCGGCTTCGCCGTCGGCGCGGCCAGCGTGATGGCGCCGGCCTACATCAGCGAGGTGGCGCCGGCGCGCTACCGCGGCCGGCTGGCCACGGTGCAGCAGATCGCGATCATCTCCGGCCTGTTCGCCTCGTTCCTGAGCAACTACCTGCTGGCACGGCACGCCGGTTCGTCGGTGGAGCCGTTGTGGTGGGGCTTCGAGGCCTGGCGCTGGATGTTCTGGGCGGAGATCGTGCCGGCGGCGGTGTTCCTGGTCGCCCTGTTCTTCATCCCGGAAAGCCCGCGCTACCTGGTGGCGCGCGGCCTGCGCGAACGGGCGTCGGCGGTGCTGGCGCGGCTGTACGGCCCGGCCGTTGGCGAGCGCACGCTGGTGGAGATCGATGCCTCGCTGGCCAAGGACCACCACCGCCCGCGGCTGTCGGACCTGGTCAGCAAGGTCACCGGCAGGATCCGCCCGATCGTGTGGGTGGGTGTCGGCCTGGCCACGTTCCAGCAGTTCGTCGGCATCAACGTGGTGTTCTACTACGGCGCGGTGCTGTGGCAGGCGGTGGGCTTCTCCGAGAACGATGCGCTGCTGATCAACGTGCTGTCCGGCGCGCTCAGCATCGGCGCCTGCCTGGTCACCGTGGCCCTGATCGACAAGGTCGGACGCAAGCCGCTGCTGTGGGTCGGCTCGGTGGGCATGGCGGTGAGCCTGGCGCTGGTGACCTGGGCGTTCGCGTCCGGCGGCGTGGACGCGGCCGGCAAGCTGCAGCTGTCCGGGTCGATGGGCGTGCTGGCGCTGGTGGCGGCCAACGTCTACGTGATCTTCTTCAACCTGTCCTGGGGCCCGGTGATGTGGGTGATGCTGGGCGAGATGTTCCCGAACCAGATCCGCGGTTCGGGCCTGGCGGTGGCCGGCCTGGCGCAGTGGACCGCGAACTTCCTGATCACCTGGACCTTCCCGATGCTGCTGGCGGGCATCGGCCTGGCCGGTGCCTATGGCATCTACACCTTCTTCGCGGTGGTGTCGGTGTTCTTCGTCATGCGTTACGTGCACGAGACCAAGGGCAAGGCGCTGGAGCAGATGGAGGGCTGA